A region of Gemmatimonadaceae bacterium DNA encodes the following proteins:
- a CDS encoding protein kinase, whose protein sequence is MIGASVGNYRVVERIGDGGMGTVYRAVDQMLDREVALKVMRPELSRQAALSERFRQEAIALARLNHPNIAAVYGLEKNGDDLVMVMEYVRGETLESIVQRSGRLAWARAFELCREALAALEHAHDKGVVHRDIKPANIMLARDGTVKVMDFGIARIMGRSRQTRVGAAVGTPMYMSPEQLKGEEVDGRSDLYSMGAVVFELVTGRMAFEADSDYELMMKQLNDPPPPVRSILPDVPLIVDSVLQRALAKRREDRYRDAREMRDVLTQALSHQAAAPAPHRPAPATRLAAEPSGPPPASEIGVTADMPTASSSRVAETRLAPEPAGREIEPRVLVDAAPATRLAVPSAPAGGTDLTRWLTDWRAWSAVAASLFVVAVFARSGREERVEPADHDSAVVVADTPRAPVPGSLGDTAGRATVPPPPVTSAPANSMEGLRPLTPGPAETPRATQPNVPARREPRPAETEPRQTEATAPQVRQPDPPPPPPERTEPRPAGSDAPPERGEDAEAARREIAGEVAGFARAVSAGEEGRVGSVLRAGEELEREWLGLMKERRLLMDVSGAPDIDLSGARATARFSAILNVRSAFGANRRRTAQFVAEVARSGGSWRVTSVRPVGAISLK, encoded by the coding sequence AGGTGGCGCTCAAGGTCATGCGGCCGGAGTTGTCGCGACAAGCGGCACTGAGTGAACGCTTTCGCCAGGAGGCGATCGCGCTCGCGCGGCTCAATCACCCGAACATCGCGGCCGTCTACGGACTCGAGAAGAACGGCGACGACCTCGTGATGGTCATGGAGTATGTGCGCGGTGAGACGCTGGAGTCGATCGTGCAGCGCTCCGGCCGGCTGGCGTGGGCGCGCGCGTTCGAGCTGTGTCGCGAGGCGCTGGCGGCGCTGGAGCACGCGCACGACAAGGGCGTGGTGCACCGCGACATCAAGCCGGCGAACATCATGCTGGCCCGCGACGGCACGGTGAAGGTCATGGACTTCGGCATCGCGCGCATCATGGGACGCAGCCGCCAGACGCGGGTGGGCGCGGCCGTGGGTACCCCGATGTACATGTCTCCGGAACAGCTCAAGGGGGAGGAGGTGGACGGGCGCAGTGACCTGTATTCGATGGGAGCGGTGGTGTTCGAGCTCGTGACCGGCCGCATGGCCTTCGAGGCCGACAGCGACTACGAGCTGATGATGAAGCAGCTCAACGATCCGCCGCCCCCGGTGCGCTCGATCCTGCCCGACGTCCCGTTGATCGTGGACAGCGTGCTGCAGCGCGCGCTGGCCAAGCGCCGCGAGGATCGATACCGCGATGCGCGCGAGATGCGTGATGTGCTGACGCAGGCGCTCTCACACCAGGCAGCGGCACCGGCGCCGCATCGGCCAGCGCCGGCGACGCGCCTCGCCGCCGAGCCCTCTGGGCCGCCGCCGGCGTCCGAAATCGGCGTGACGGCGGACATGCCAACGGCCTCGTCATCCAGAGTCGCAGAGACCCGACTGGCCCCCGAGCCAGCGGGTCGGGAGATCGAACCTCGCGTCCTGGTGGATGCAGCACCGGCCACACGACTGGCGGTGCCCTCGGCGCCTGCCGGTGGCACGGATCTCACACGCTGGCTGACCGATTGGCGAGCCTGGAGCGCCGTGGCGGCATCGCTGTTCGTGGTCGCCGTGTTCGCCCGCTCGGGGCGTGAGGAGCGCGTGGAGCCGGCCGACCACGATTCGGCCGTGGTCGTGGCAGACACGCCGCGCGCACCGGTCCCGGGTTCGTTAGGCGACACCGCCGGGCGTGCGACCGTGCCGCCGCCACCGGTGACATCCGCGCCCGCCAACTCCATGGAGGGCCTGCGCCCGCTCACGCCAGGCCCGGCGGAGACGCCTCGCGCCACGCAGCCAAACGTGCCCGCGCGGCGGGAGCCACGCCCGGCCGAGACCGAACCGCGTCAGACCGAAGCGACGGCTCCCCAGGTCCGCCAGCCCGATCCGCCGCCCCCTCCACCTGAACGCACGGAGCCGCGCCCCGCCGGGAGCGACGCGCCGCCGGAACGCGGTGAGGATGCCGAGGCCGCGCGCCGCGAGATTGCCGGTGAAGTCGCGGGATTCGCGCGCGCGGTGAGCGCGGGCGAAGAGGGCCGCGTGGGGAGTGTCCTGCGAGCGGGCGAAGAGCTCGAGCGCGAGTGGCTCGGCCTCATGAAGGAGCGTCGGCTGCTCATGGACGTCTCGGGCGCGCCGGACATCGATCTCAGCGGGGCGCGGGCCACGGCACGCTTCTCGGCCATCCTCAACGTACGCTCGGCGTTCGGCGCCAACCGTAGGCGCACCGCCCAGTTTGTCGCCGAGGTGGCGCGCAGCGGCGGTTCGTGGCGTGTGACGAGCGTGCGCCCCGTGGGCGCGATCAGCCTCAAGTAG